From Gossypium raimondii isolate GPD5lz chromosome 11, ASM2569854v1, whole genome shotgun sequence:
tttcaATCATTATCGATTTATATAGTCCAATTTAAACTAGTTACTAATGATTTAAAaccgaaatttaaaaaatgcagAGACGAAACAAAATTCATGCTTCCAACCGAAAACTGGATTTTGAAGGAATAATTCATGCTTTTATTCACACCAGTACCTTAAACTGGATTTTCTGTACTATTAACATGTTTTACTGTTTCCCGAGAAatgtatttttcatttcaataagttttatttccatgattttattttatctcagtCCAGCCATGCATTtgtacacacacacacacacacacagacATCCGtattaataaacaaattgaCATATATCcgtattcaaaattttcaataccaATAAAAATCAACTTATTACATCACCACTTGCAAAATATAACTATAAAAACATTACTATGGAGTAAGCcataaaaaacaaatcaattctTTGGAATTGCAACTATAAAAACCTCTTGAATTGCAACTATAAAATACCTCTTGAATTGCAACTAGAGCTTCAGCTTGCCAACGATTTATGTCTGGAGCAAATCGGTAGCTAACAGTCCAATACCTACAAAAGTTCACATAAAACATCAATTTACTGGAACCTCACTTGTAAGAAATTTAACAGGGGTGCTAATATACAAAAGAATTCACACTTCTAAGCATTTTAAGCAAAGTAACAGCAAAGGAATCACAGTCAATCAAACAGTCAATCAACCAATCAACCTAGTGACAGACAGCCGCATTTTAAACAAAAGAAcgagcaaaagaaaagaaagaacaaataaCAAGGGCAGAAGTGCCTACAGAGATTTTTGCTCAGTCAAATAACAAGAAAGAACAAATAACATTTTTGCTCAGTCAAAGTGCCTACACAGATTTATCAAACACAATACATGTCTGTGTAATCTAAATTATCTAATGACAAACACAAAAACAACTATCTAATATCAAGTCAcgattaattttctcaatttatggATGAAATCTTGCGCCCATGCAAAGAAAGGAAGAGCAGAAGAATAAACTAGAATTAAAGCTGGATGACAGAACATGATGATCTGATGTTTCATATTGACAACATCAAAACAGAacacatacaaatttaaataagaaaatttaacttaaGAAATCACATTAGACTGCAAGCTATGTCAAACAACATGCAGATATTTGACCTAAGAAATCACATTAAACTGCAGATCAGAATCTTCTAAATAAGACAAACTTCACCCTCATCTAAATAAGACAAACTTCAACAGAACAATAGACTGCATATCAGATTCAAAACAATCTTCCATCTAAATTCAAAACAGTCATAGGCTATTTTGAACAGGTTTCAGCAGGATCAAAGACAGTTCTTGCCATTGGACTTGGTTtggttcttttttattctttttcctgCTAGAACTGTTGTAGTTGCTTATCTGTTATAGTATATGTTATATGCCATGATGAATCCATTGCTTGGTAGCTGAAGATGGTATGAAATTTAATTGCATACACTCCTAATTTATCGATGTTGCAATTCACTTTCACCGAACAAAGAAATAAGTGATAACAAGTAGAATTTATGTAAACAACaactaaaagaagaaaagttttattttttttatttattatacatttatttttctgATTGTACAGGACCAAATGTGGTAGTTGATTCAGTGAAAGGGAAGTTGAACTTGCTCTAATGTTgttgaagcaaaagaaaaaaacaaaaaccttcTTATGGTGCCTCCACAGTCAATAGTAACGAGTCTAATCGCTTCACAACAATGATGTTTCGGAGGAGGAGCAACCTTTTGGTTGCCTTGTAGAACCGGTTAGACTCAGAAAAAGGAATAGAACAAATCAGAGCCGTTGGTAGATGAGGATTATCTCTAACCATTCATTAGTAGGACGAGAAATGAAATACCATCCGAATTTGTTGCTACAATGATTGAGGAACCATAATGCCTACTATCGATCTCGACTATTATGTACTCTAACCATTGATGGGTTGCTTTTTTCCTTGATTAAGTTATGATCTAGTGCTATTCAACGGAAATTCAGAAGGAAATAATGCTATTTATCATTGTCTTAGCAGTCTTTTGCCTTTGTTACCATCTAAAAATAAAGGGGATTATGAATGCATCTATGGATTGTTCACTGTAGTCCTCCAAACACCTCTAAACTTGGCATCTATTCCCCAAagaatatcataaaatttaaatgagtaTTGACTATACTGACAAAGAATCGGAACATTATTGACGGAACACATAAAAAGGATTAGGGAAGGCAATGTTTACCTTGATTGAATTGGAAAGGTTTTCTTTGGGGTTTATTTGCATTTGAAGAACACAAATCTGCAGTGTGTTGACAGAACAAACAAATCAGttctaaaaataaacaacattcaGCCGGTGGGAATAACCGGTgggaataaacaaataaaatgataaaaaagaaaatcgtgaggaagaaaataaaattccgAGATGAAAAAATGAGAAGAACCACTTGCCGAAACAGTTGGCCCAGAGATCTGAGACGGTGGAGTGAAACGGGAGCGGCGATTTCAGGAGGGAGGGAGAGGAGAGGTGCAGTCGATTTCGCGAGGTAAAATAGTCTGCTTTGAATGCGTCCGTAATAGGGTAATCGTGGTTTTTGGAAGGGAATACGAATCGGCCTGGAAGCAGAGAATATACCGTATACGTCCGTAACCGtatacaatattatttttaattatataaatattaattaagtattttattttattttaaaatgttacaccaataaatttaattgtattaataattaaaataaattttgaaatctgaaaaattgaaggattgaattcatgaaaatataattataaggactaaattctaaatatgaGAAGAGTAAAAGGATTATggtatattttaactttaaaatcataatattttggttaaatcTAGTAtgattttctagattttatgtaaaaatattctaaaataatatttattgctttataatttaaataaatttacaattattgaGATTGGGTACtaacttgattaaaattttaaatagtaatgtagatatattaatgataaatagtttaatttaactAGAAGTATCGAGTTtgaatcatataaataaaaaaatagcccTGAAAAACAActtgattcaaatattttatttccgaTGCCATTAAACTATCAagaagtttatattttgatcatcaATCttaaaaggttataaagtagttattgaattattcaaaaattctctGTCATTGAGTTGTTAAAATCGTTAATGTATAGCATTAATTGTTTTCGCATTGTTACATCAATTGAAAGCTTTCATTATTATTCTCTTctatatttagttttttttgtaaTGAAGTAGTTTTAAATATTACGAATTTTTGAATCAAAATCCAAACCACTTTCTTTTCCAATCTTCGACATTAATGTCAATTGAAGTACTAATCCACCGTACCGATCGTCAAATTGTTACCTGAGATTGTTATCCGAACATTTtgcttttaataaaaacttaacaacTCAATGACTTAAACGAAttctttcaaatagtttaatgatcaatttataacttttaaaattgtgttattaaaatgtgtaaacttaaaagtgtaatttacccatagAAAAGACAACCCTCTATTCAACttaatataaatttctttttgttttgaataataacttaatataaaagataaaatacctAAAAGTTTgacaaaaaattgtaaataataaaatacagtAAGCAGTTGAATACAGGAtagatacatatacatatacatatacatatacatatacatatacatatacataaataaatagaaaaaaaaagttataaaaacaaaaaccaaaatagAAACCTGAAATACCATGTCAaccaccaaaattttttaacccATTCAATcacaaattaacaatttttgcAAATACagaaatatataacttaatatatttcttttttagcCCCCATTTCTTCTTCCTCACCGCTGCGTCGCCTCAACCAAGTCTGCTGCTGCTTCTCCTTCTCTATTCCCTCTTTCAATCCATATGTATATCTTccccttttttccctttttttatgttttttgtttttgggttttttttccttttatgtatGGAATTAATGGCTTTCTGGGttccccccccccttttttttccttttgttttggATCGGCTTGTTTCTTGTACGATCTTCTTGGTGGTTGTCAGATTTGGATCTGCatgttgtttttcaaaaaaaaaaaaacagatttttTGTGGTTCAAGTTTACCTCTGAGATCttttttttggggaaaaaataatttttgattattattattgaaatttgaagaTGGGTTTTTTGCTATTTGGTTTCCTTTCTATAGATATCACCTCTAGTAATcctcttgtttttttttctctctccctTTTATGTATCACTGAAAAGCTTTTAAATGGgaaagattttttttcctttgttgttGATGCTAATTTGCTTGAAGAGTGCTTAATCATTAGCTTTATTTATATGATGAAAATCCCTTCcctaaaaaagttgaaaatatggGCTTATGATTAATGAAATTTCCCCTAACATTCttgcttcttttttatttgctattttattttgttaagccTTATTCGCTCCTTTTTGTATGAATGATGTCCTAATATGCCTTTTTTTTAGCTAGATATAGAGATTTTCCTGCATATGTATAtgataaaaagttaaaagatttaTGCTTTGGGGATgaatctttttttgtttttgttttgtgtaACTTGAATGGCTACATGGGTAAAAGGGCTTAGTTCACTTGATTGTTTTTTGGGTGTATTgtgaatttgattaattttatggtGTAGTTAATGATAGagcttttttttaaacatattagtTGTATCTTAGTTGagtttatttaacttatttttccctttttgtattgcagataaatGATTGGCTGTGAGGTGGAAAATCAACAGGATTAGGAGGACACTCTTTTGTCTTAAAGATGGCTTCCGTGGGCATGGTGCCTACTTCTGGTTTAAGAGAATCTAGTACTGCCGGTGTTGAGAAGTTACCTGAGGAGATGAACGACATGAAAATCCGAGATGACAAAGTATGCATTTTTGTTCCTTCATCATTGTGATTCCCTGCTTTTGCATTTTCtaataagttaatttaataataatcaagtATATTACTAGCTTTCATTTGAAAACTGAAAAAGAGGAATGCGGCTACTGCTGATGAATTGTGTTCTAATTTTTAGGAAATGGAAGCAACAGTAGTGGACGGCAACGGGACTGAGACAGGGCATATAATTGTGACAACTATTGGTGGTAGAAATGGGCAGCCAAAACAGGtattgttttcttcttccttgATATTTAGTTGCAACGAGTGAACGTTACAAGTTAGTCATTGTTCTTCCtgattttatttcattacatGTTATATTCTAATATAACACTATAAATGCCAGACGATAAGTTACATGGCTGAACGTGTGGTTGGACATGGATCATTTGGAGTTGTCTTCCAGGTAAGGACCTCTTGTTTGTTTTGTTAAAGGTGGCATAACTTGCTAATCTTCGTTTTTTTGGTTAGTAATGGatgtttgttatttttcatttttgttcttgGTTTTTTAAAAGGCAAAGTGCTTGGAGACGGGTGAAACTGTTGCTATAAAGAAGGTTCTTCAAGATAAGAGGTACAAGAACCGTGAGCTGCAAACAATGCGACTTCTTGACCACCCAAATGTTGTGGCTTTGAAACATTGCTTTTTTTCAACAACTGAGAAGGATGAACTTTACcttaatttggtacttgagtaTGTACCTGAAACTGTTCATCGTGTAATCAAGCACTATAACAAGTTGAACCAAAGGATGCCGTTGGTATATGTTAAGCTTTATACATACCAGGTACAAAGCTGGTGTTTAAATGTTTGGTTTCTTTTGTGTTCTtttaaattgaatcatttgaGATGCTAACAAAGGTTGATGTTTTGGTAGATATTTAGAGCTTTGTCTTACATCCACCGCAGCATTGGTGTGTGTCATCGGGACATCAAACCGCAAAACCTTTTGGTACGTTCAAATACCTCTTTCTACTGTGACATGACGCCTCCTTGTTTGTTGATTAGTGGTAGCCTTTACCTGTAAAGTCTAAGTCTGTTCGCTTTCAACTTGATCTTGATGTATTTCACTTTCCTCCCTGTAGGTAAATCCGCATACTCATCAAGTTAAACTGTGTGATTTTGGAAGTGCGAAAGTTTTGGTAGGTTTTAATCACGATTGTCTTTACTTGTTTATGAATCTTTGAGTTCTGCTTAGGTcttactattttatattttcttatcatGGTAGGTGAAAGGGGAACCAAATATATCCTACATCTGCTCAAGGTATTATAGAGCACCTGAGCTAATATTTGGAGCAACCGAGTACACTACAGCTATTGACATCTGGTCTGCTGGTTGTGTCCTTGCTGAAATGTTACTTGGACAGGTAGGAAGCTTGTCCATATAAGGTTTATGATTGTTCTCGTTACCTTAAACTGAGCTTGGTGTTccgtattattttttttctatttatcaCAGCCTTTGTTTCCTGGTGAGAGTGGGGTCGACCAGCTTGTTGAGATTATTAAGGTATTTAAATTTCTGACTGTGTGGTTAGTGCAATGCTTGCATGTATTTATACACACACGTACGCACATGGTGCATATGCATATATCCTTATTATTACAATAATGTCTTTTCTTTGTGGAATGTCTCAATGAAAGGAGACTTATTTTCTTCAAGAGATGACTTATTCATTGCTATATGAAATCGACCTATTCATCATTGTTCCTACAAGTGCTTTTGTTAACAATAATGGCATGAAATACCTATGTTCCTTGTACATCTATACTTTGGTATAACTTCGGTTGTAATACTTTTCCATTGTATGTGTCCTGTTTGGCATCGTTATAGCTTCTTTAGTCCATTTCCAATGTCAAGTTGACCGTTTCACTTTTATTATGAtaattatgtgattattttgtaggtCTTGGGCACTCCAACCCGAGAAGAAATTAAGTGCATGAATCCTAATTATACAGAGTTCAAATTCCCTCAGATTAAGGCTCACCCATGGCACAAGGTATTAAGGATCAAAGAAAGGGTTTGCAAGTGGTCTTTCGTATAACCTTATCATgcaattattatgattattgttattattttttgtacTAGATATTCCATAGGCGTATGCCTCCTGAAGCTGTTGATTTGGTGTCAAGATTACTCCAATACTCCCCGAATCTCCGATGTTCTGCTGTGAGTATATAGaatccttattttattatgcttCATCGTTTTTCCTTCAATATGCTTCATGATGAAAAAGGGAGTTGACAATATCAGCAAATGACTTGCATTGCTTATGTCCTTGTTGACATCAAGTCTTGGGTTtcttaaacaatattttaagaATCACcgttacttaatatttttatttgcttcatGCATGTATCTCATTTTGCAAGTGTTGCTTTTTGCAGCTAGATGCCTTGATCCATCCTTTCTTTGACGAGTTGCGTGATCCAAATGCCCGCTTGCCAAACGGCCGTTTCTTGCCGCCATTGTTTAACTTCAAACCTCATGGTAAGTAAACATTTCTTTGCAATAACCTTATGTGTATCGTTAAGAAtgaatgattattattattgttattgttatcgTGTCCACCACAGAACTGAAAGGCGTTCCGGAGGAGATAACAGCGAAACTGATACCGGAGCATGCAAGAAAGCAATGTCCATCACTTGGATTGTGATTTTGATGTGTAACTCAACTAGTAGCAAAAGTGGATTATCATTATGGAAGCTTTTATGGTGTTTGTTGTTGATCTATGCCCCAGTTTTTTGTTCTTGTTGCATGcatgtgttgttgttgtttATGTAAAAGCAGATTTTAGACATAAAAATCGTCCATCCCACTGTCTTCTATATATTTCTTTCAAGATTTGTAACATCATCATGGAGACCAACTTATGTTCTACTCTCATATATGTTATTGTATGTAATGTAATTGTCGAGACCCTAGTAGTGAAGGAAACATCAGTGTTTAGTTTATTCTTGCCTTTTTTGCTTCCATTCTCACTGTTGGATGGGTTAATCTAAATTATACATTATCCTATAAATCATATCCAAATCTTCAACTTTGGTCCCATTTGTGACCTTCCAATCAAAATGGTACAACAAATTTGCCAATGCCAACACATTGAATGCGCCAATGGAATAACAATGCAGGCAAATGGTCCTCACCTAGTTGCAGGTTTGTTTTGGTTCTTGATTTTACTGTAGTAAGGTACCAATGAAAGTACACAAAGAAAATGACTGGATACAAGTGGACCAATCTGAGTTTAGCAGTCACACCATCCCCATCACATTCTACCCTTCTCTTAGTTATTCACATTTTTACGTGATACGagaaatttggttttaaaatttaataattcaattgaCTTGGTTCGTTTgtattttacaatatattttgattggaataaagaaggaaaaggaaagtgATAGTTGTTTGGAATTGGATAACCTATTTTTATACAAGAGAAGAAGTTGAAAATTCatcctttttcttcttgtttcttttgaggggaatgagaaaaaaaggaaatataataatattttatattttaaaatgttatattttgtttattttgattatttttattttgtatttttcttagtacattttttttattttctccttaCCTTtccttattattaattatttaagcaCAAAGTTAGATTGTCTTGTTGGAAAAGGTTAGCACCCGAATTTCAATCAAGAAACTTAACATgaaaggtaaaaataaaaaagaaacattttGATGGCTACTTAAGAACGGTAAAActtgagttgattttttttcatggtACTAGAGCGGATCATGAGTCAGGTTGGGTTAGTGCAAAAAATTAGGTTCATTTTTCTAGCTTTAACTCAGcttaaaaaatgagtttaaaattttgttcaagtcTGGTctagataaaaatgttaaaaatacatataaaaaagtttttatacttaaataacactaatgtaagttaaataaatagatgcctctaaaataataacaaaattaacaataaaataaaaagttatataatatccaaataataacagtaaaatagtaataatataatagcaaaaCAACAATATGACAACAGTGAACAACAACAAACAGCagcaaattttttttgtcaaattgggTTGAGCcaaaaaattttgcccaagtctCGACCCGTTTATTaaacaagttttatttttttggccaTTTGAGTTTAAGCTAATAAGCGAATAATTGTGATAAAGAGgggatttatttttaacaaaatatattactCCAACTATGGGTAACTTCATAAAAGCATCAAAAACCCGATGTTTCTGTTTTCTTTACCCTTCAATCCTTCTGTTTGGTTCTTGTTGGggggaaagaaaatgaatgatgataTTGAATGTTGGGTTTTCTCTTTGTTATGAATTCTCacagaaaaaaagggaaaattcttttttaaagatatttaggacacgacaaaaaaaaaatcaaccaacATGGTTATTTAACCCCCTTGACTTCATTTTACTTGCGTTCTTTTCAGGCTTCTATCTTCTACGTCCAAAACCACTCCCACCTCTGCTGCACTCGTCATCTAcccctttcctttcctttcctttgctTTCATTGCTTTATGTACTGCTGCAAAGTTACAACCTTAAAATCACCCCCCAACTTACCACACTCAAAACAACGAAGGATGTCGGTTTCGTTTTCACATTTCTCGATACCCTTCTCTGAATCTTCAATTGCTTCATCCATTTCTCTCTCCACTGTAAGCTTTTCTATGTTTCCTTATCTCATTTTCTTGTTCCACAATCTATAgattattttgaagttttagttGTAAAAAAAGGGCATGTCAACTTAAAACACTAGGATCATACTTTTGTATGCTTTTACCCATTTAATTTCTATACTACACTTAACTGGACATGATCATCTATCACttttttttacttgaatttttACTTGCCATGGCTGACGCTGACACATAATTGCAACCAGCacattgaaattttatgaattgtatgaaaaaagaaaatcttttttagtatatgtgtatgtatatgcAAGTGCTTAAGAATGTACACACAGTTAGGCCCTTTGACAGGTCTCAAAGATCAGAGGCTCAAAtggatttatttgaaattgtatcaaaaagaaatattttttagtatatgcatatgtatatgcaagtgCTTAAGAATACACACAATTAGGCCCTATGATAGGTCTCAAAGATCTGAGGTTCAAATGGGTTTATTTGCTTGCGAttggattttaaaaacattatttaggAGTACATACAATGAGTTATTTATGCTTGTATGTAGGGTGCAGCCAATAACTTCCAATTGTTGAGAGGTAGTTGCCTTGTTCTCCATGGAGGAGCTAGCGATTTGTGCCAGAGGTTTCGTGGTTTGAAACTACGGATACTTAAGAGGCTGAACCGTCGGCAGCATGTACCTGCCAATGATTTGAAGAGAATAAGAAATCAAGACAAGGATCAGCCGGAAAATCCTTCAAGGAACGATGAACAAATTTCTGAAGCAGCATCGACTATACCCTCGTCCAATGGttggaaaaagaagaagctacACTTTGTCCATCCATTTTCTTGGGGTTGGTTCCTTTCTTAAGCttttcaacttttgaaatttgtaGGTTCCACAGAAGATCACACGAGAACAACTTCACAACCAAAGAAAAGTACTTTGCCTCCACTTGTTCAAACAAATTCCTCAAACTTGAATGTTGATGATAATCATGAAAGACCCTCTTTATGCATTGCTGTTATTGGAGCTACCGGTGAGCTGGCTAAGAACAAGATTTTTCCGGCACTATTTGCTCTATATTACAGTGGTTTTCTTCCCGAGGTTGTTCTGCTCTAATACCAAATGCCCATTTGTTTCTcgtagaatttatttttatcacatcATTAGGACATTAAGTGGATTTTGGAGCCCTTAAGAACTTAGGATATCCTTgtataaaaatggaaaagataCATTAATGTGATGAATTGAGCTCTTTTGTGAGTTTATCTCTTTACATGGCTGCAGAATGTCGGTATCTTCGGTTATTCAAGAAAGGATTTGACTGATGAAGACTTAAGATCCCTCATTGCTTCAACTTTGACTTGCCGCATTGATCATCAGTACGGTCCTCACTCATGTTGTGATATCCCCCCTCTTTGATCTTATACGAAAGGTGTTCCGGTACTTCATTAATCTTCAATAATTTTCTTTGCCTAATCTTTGTCTTGTAATTCCCTTCCTCAGGCAAAACTGTGGGGACAAGATGGATGCTTTCCTTAGTAGAACATACTACCTTAATGGAGGTTATGACAACAAAGAAGGGATGTCCAAGCTGAATTCTCgaatggagcagattgaagtaaGCAATGCTAAAAACTTGAGACGCGTTTTGTTTCGAGTGTGcttttgagttttataattgataattaaCAGCTTAACTACTTCAGGCGGGGTATCCAGCAAGCAGGATATTCTATCTTTCTGTACCGCATGAAGCACTTCCAGACGTTGCTTCTTCTCTTGCCGATAATGCACAAACAAAGAAGGGTTGGAATCGTATAATAATCGAGAAACCATTCGGATTTGACGCTGTATCTTCTCAACTGTTTACTAAATCCCTTCTTTCTAAGTTTGAGGAGAAGCAAATTTACAGGTGCACATGCATGCTTTTTGGTCCTTCTATGTTATTGAACAGTTCAATACACTATcttgtaatttatatgtttttattattctactaatttaaatctatcTTATTACAGGATAGACCATCTCCTTGGGAGGAACCTCATTGAAAACCTCACTGTATTAAGGTTTTCGAATCTAGTTTTTGAGCCATTATGGAGTCGAACATACATCCGTAATGTGCAGGTAAACTTTGGGTTGATATAAATTCTTTTACTCTACATGTGCTTTTAGGAACATGCTGCCTGCTCATTACATCTTTGTATTGTTCTTTTGCAGGTGATTTTATCCGAGGACTTGAGCATGC
This genomic window contains:
- the LOC105761138 gene encoding shaggy-related protein kinase alpha — translated: MASVGMVPTSGLRESSTAGVEKLPEEMNDMKIRDDKEMEATVVDGNGTETGHIIVTTIGGRNGQPKQTISYMAERVVGHGSFGVVFQAKCLETGETVAIKKVLQDKRYKNRELQTMRLLDHPNVVALKHCFFSTTEKDELYLNLVLEYVPETVHRVIKHYNKLNQRMPLVYVKLYTYQIFRALSYIHRSIGVCHRDIKPQNLLVNPHTHQVKLCDFGSAKVLVKGEPNISYICSRYYRAPELIFGATEYTTAIDIWSAGCVLAEMLLGQPLFPGESGVDQLVEIIKVLGTPTREEIKCMNPNYTEFKFPQIKAHPWHKIFHRRMPPEAVDLVSRLLQYSPNLRCSALDALIHPFFDELRDPNARLPNGRFLPPLFNFKPHELKGVPEEITAKLIPEHARKQCPSLGL
- the LOC105761136 gene encoding inactive glucose-6-phosphate 1-dehydrogenase 4, chloroplastic; this translates as MYCCKVTTLKSPPNLPHSKQRRMSVSFSHFSIPFSESSIASSISLSTGAANNFQLLRGSCLVLHGGASDLCQRFRGLKLRILKRLNRRQHVPANDLKRIRNQDKDQPENPSRNDEQISEAASTIPSSNGSTEDHTRTTSQPKKSTLPPLVQTNSSNLNVDDNHERPSLCIAVIGATGELAKNKIFPALFALYYSGFLPENVGIFGYSRKDLTDEDLRSLIASTLTCRIDHQQNCGDKMDAFLSRTYYLNGGYDNKEGMSKLNSRMEQIEAGYPASRIFYLSVPHEALPDVASSLADNAQTKKGWNRIIIEKPFGFDAVSSQLFTKSLLSKFEEKQIYRIDHLLGRNLIENLTVLRFSNLVFEPLWSRTYIRNVQVILSEDLSMPLGRYFDGYGVIRDIVHSHILQTIALLAMEPPISLDGEDIRNEKVKVLRSIRNLEPSDVILGQYKATSGNKVDVSLSSRTPTFFAAALYIDNARWDGVPFMIKAGVGLIKHRVEIRIQFNSVPGNLYRERIGHNTDLATNELILRDEPDEAILVKINNKIPGLGLNLDASELNLLYKDKYNVEVPDSYEHLLLDVIDGDNHLFLRSDELAAAWNILTPVLQWIDQNNIAPELYELGGRGPVGSYYLWAKHGVWWADD